A genomic region of Pseudomonas sp. MPC6 contains the following coding sequences:
- a CDS encoding RHS repeat-associated core domain-containing protein, with product MSAKTAVHSNAFNFLSFVQSGVDPRTGQYTVNLALPEIKANDLSGPVVPASLSFNPYNTRDSGFGVGWELRLSQYDADKQVIALSSGETFKVTGSSSTDPTRLLMAEQKIESFHFHRDTPNRYRIVHKSGVVEILGREGDLFLPQSIYSVEGHEVSLRYLPFNNGISRLHTVTDAQGSTLLEINLPTSAVEILLRPDGTPGGGLARFEMKLRNSGSGNEVYEVVLPTADASWRFTYQKVNGLLCITEVKTPVGGHETIVYAGVGHSFPGNARAPLPRVWKHQIRPGFKQPMLEVHYAYDNSELPGSSNNFLGNNAPIGWDDNGLDNLYKAAGRYQYGTTETHYADEVPVRRIERTFNRFHLISEEKTTQGQNIHQVLTTYYADDKLEEPFSNQAPQCQLPRRVESRWGLEGGTWRPENVLTAYDTHGNLTEQTQANGVKERYSYFPAAGIPGECPPDPHGFVRHLHEQTVTPASDREKGAPVLRTRNRYDLMPPVQGTAEDAWLVLTEETLLQVEGDQEHALQHSAYLTFNQPRDPLQHGRREQQAITLNGRTTTTDYAYRKLPSAFAGETVLQTTEILKGFDHGVDGTDTKKTVTLEHSLLHGEPLLTRDDSDVEIRYTYDALLRVTCETVAPDTDYVASRTYRYVLTNADGQQACQEATDVKGVRTLTLFDGLNRVIKEQRQDPDHRTGALAQAFRDTYYATYDALGQRVEDIELDWRSADEEDDLQLRSQYRYDDWGEQRSVVRPDGVEEHEVSDPITQTTTTWIEGMGKTVTHNNLFDKPDNVKRYKQGDEPSDPLAEPYSEHRYHYDGLGRTAHEFDALGYKTAYVYDMFNRMIKTTLPNDDVIERTYAPHSSGELPITLKVTPVDSQQLPVLAGVQAFDGLERLTRLIVGPRIEEYEYNASQRRVSRRITPAKQAIEYVYTPGLPDQPIAVNSHEGEQSLFDYDVKTARLDASQNSEGSHGFDYDSAANLTEHRWKLDGKTWTTGYSHSLKGRQLARSDVNNIQCQYTYGKFTARLENICQESLLAEFEYDPCGRLCRTLCTDTLANTTLTTELEFDDQGREILRTLKVSDKPTRTISQTWQTDDRLSTRHLKTDSQSLLLEEFFYDARGRLNIHIYSGDELPQDRYGHEITQQIFIFDALDNILECQTVFKDGTLDHAEFTYGPDDSCQLKSVSHSHPSYVPQCIEFKYDLNGNMLNDEQGRHLHYDSQGRLLDVSPALGVAETTYRYDSHNHLFGVTRSGEETLRFYQNDRLSNTVTGDIHRQYLYNQDHPLAQQQSGDAGQTLLLMTDGKHSVVGESQGTELRTATYNAYGERSGDSSLQSLLAFNGEVCEETGGWYMLGRGYRAYNPVLMRFHSPDNESPFGAGGINPYQYCLGDPINFSDPTGHSVAWDIAGIGFSAMSLFSGNPLLVFFGVIGMLAGQTALTAGIIGDQKTANDARTVALIAGFAEMGVGMLTRGVGQKASRHLLQRAEDATNPLAGSPFSQRTMDALKNADISLPRFKAKPYSKNTMSALQNSDISLPRATVAPFSPNTMNALPQTDFNLPRATARPFSENTINALERNIPDLRVPKELLTSQPNDNWTMSSKRFWPDGMYLPEYNKAALTIRTV from the coding sequence ATGAGCGCCAAGACCGCGGTCCACTCCAACGCCTTCAACTTCCTCAGTTTCGTGCAGTCCGGTGTCGACCCCCGCACCGGCCAGTACACCGTCAACCTCGCCTTGCCGGAAATCAAAGCCAATGACCTCAGCGGCCCGGTCGTGCCCGCCAGTCTGAGTTTCAACCCGTACAATACCCGCGACAGCGGGTTTGGCGTGGGCTGGGAACTGCGATTGTCGCAATACGACGCCGATAAACAGGTGATCGCCCTGTCCTCCGGGGAAACCTTCAAAGTCACCGGTTCCAGCAGCACCGATCCCACCCGCCTGCTCATGGCCGAGCAGAAAATCGAGAGCTTCCACTTCCATCGAGATACGCCGAACCGCTATCGGATCGTGCACAAATCCGGGGTCGTTGAAATACTGGGGCGCGAAGGCGACCTCTTCCTGCCGCAAAGCATTTACAGCGTCGAAGGCCACGAGGTCAGCCTGCGGTACTTGCCGTTCAACAACGGCATCAGCCGGCTGCACACGGTGACCGATGCCCAGGGCAGCACCCTGCTGGAGATCAACCTGCCCACCAGCGCCGTGGAAATCCTGTTGCGCCCTGACGGGACGCCGGGCGGGGGCCTGGCGCGGTTTGAGATGAAACTGCGCAACAGCGGCTCGGGCAATGAGGTGTATGAAGTGGTCCTGCCCACCGCAGACGCGTCCTGGCGGTTCACCTACCAGAAGGTCAATGGCCTGCTGTGCATCACCGAGGTCAAGACCCCGGTAGGCGGCCATGAAACCATTGTATACGCCGGCGTCGGCCACAGTTTTCCGGGCAATGCGCGCGCCCCCCTGCCCAGGGTCTGGAAACACCAGATTCGCCCCGGTTTCAAGCAGCCGATGCTCGAGGTGCATTACGCCTATGACAACAGCGAACTGCCCGGCAGCAGCAACAACTTCCTGGGTAACAACGCCCCGATCGGCTGGGATGACAATGGGCTGGACAACCTCTACAAAGCCGCCGGGCGCTATCAGTACGGCACCACCGAAACCCACTATGCCGACGAGGTGCCGGTGCGCCGCATCGAGCGCACCTTCAACCGCTTTCACCTGATCAGCGAAGAAAAAACCACCCAGGGCCAAAACATTCATCAGGTCCTCACCACCTATTACGCCGATGACAAACTCGAGGAGCCGTTCAGCAACCAGGCTCCGCAGTGCCAACTGCCCAGACGTGTCGAAAGCCGCTGGGGCCTCGAAGGGGGGACGTGGCGCCCCGAGAACGTGCTCACGGCCTACGACACCCACGGCAACCTGACGGAACAGACCCAGGCCAATGGCGTCAAGGAGCGCTACAGCTACTTCCCGGCCGCAGGCATCCCCGGGGAGTGCCCGCCTGACCCGCACGGTTTTGTCCGCCACCTGCACGAGCAAACCGTGACCCCTGCCTCCGATCGGGAAAAGGGTGCCCCGGTGCTGCGCACGCGCAACCGCTACGACCTGATGCCTCCCGTCCAGGGCACTGCCGAGGACGCCTGGCTGGTGCTGACCGAAGAGACCCTGTTGCAGGTCGAGGGCGACCAGGAGCACGCGTTGCAACACAGCGCCTACCTCACCTTCAACCAACCGCGCGACCCCTTGCAGCATGGCCGGCGCGAACAGCAGGCCATCACCCTCAACGGCCGGACCACCACCACCGACTACGCCTACCGAAAGCTGCCCAGTGCCTTTGCCGGCGAAACCGTGCTGCAAACCACCGAAATCCTGAAGGGTTTCGACCACGGAGTCGACGGCACGGACACGAAAAAGACAGTGACCCTGGAACACTCGCTGCTGCACGGCGAACCCTTGCTCACCCGCGACGACAGCGACGTGGAAATTCGCTACACCTATGACGCGTTGCTGCGGGTCACCTGCGAAACCGTGGCCCCGGACACCGACTACGTGGCGTCGCGCACTTACCGCTACGTCCTGACCAACGCTGATGGCCAACAGGCCTGCCAGGAGGCCACCGACGTCAAGGGCGTGCGAACCCTAACCCTGTTCGATGGCTTGAACCGGGTGATCAAGGAACAGCGCCAGGACCCCGACCACCGTACCGGCGCCCTGGCGCAGGCGTTTCGCGACACCTATTACGCCACCTATGACGCCCTGGGCCAACGGGTGGAGGACATCGAGCTGGACTGGCGCAGCGCCGACGAAGAGGACGATCTGCAACTGCGCAGCCAGTACCGTTATGACGACTGGGGCGAGCAGCGCAGCGTGGTGCGTCCGGACGGGGTCGAGGAGCACGAGGTCAGCGACCCGATCACACAGACCACCACGACCTGGATCGAGGGCATGGGCAAGACCGTCACCCACAACAACCTGTTTGACAAGCCCGACAACGTCAAGCGTTACAAACAAGGCGACGAACCGAGCGACCCGCTAGCCGAGCCGTACAGCGAGCACCGCTATCACTATGATGGCCTGGGGCGTACGGCCCATGAGTTCGATGCCCTGGGCTACAAGACAGCCTATGTGTATGACATGTTTAACCGCATGATCAAGACAACGTTACCCAATGACGATGTGATCGAGCGGACCTATGCGCCGCATAGCAGCGGGGAACTCCCCATCACGTTGAAGGTGACACCCGTCGACTCGCAGCAACTTCCCGTGCTCGCTGGCGTCCAGGCGTTCGATGGCCTCGAACGGCTGACCCGACTCATCGTCGGCCCGCGTATCGAGGAATATGAATACAACGCCAGTCAGCGGCGGGTCAGTAGACGCATTACTCCCGCGAAACAGGCTATCGAGTACGTCTATACACCAGGGCTGCCAGATCAACCCATCGCAGTCAACTCCCATGAGGGTGAACAATCGCTATTTGACTATGACGTCAAGACCGCCCGCCTGGATGCTTCGCAAAACAGCGAGGGTAGCCATGGGTTCGATTACGACAGTGCGGCCAATTTAACTGAACATCGCTGGAAGCTGGATGGCAAAACCTGGACTACCGGGTACAGCCACTCATTGAAGGGGCGACAATTGGCACGCTCGGATGTCAACAATATCCAGTGTCAATATACCTATGGGAAGTTTACGGCGCGACTTGAAAATATCTGTCAGGAGAGCTTGCTGGCCGAATTCGAGTACGACCCTTGCGGCCGTCTGTGCCGCACCCTCTGCACCGATACCCTAGCCAACACAACACTGACCACAGAACTTGAATTCGACGATCAAGGTCGCGAAATCCTGCGTACCTTGAAGGTGAGCGACAAGCCGACCCGAACCATCAGCCAGACTTGGCAAACCGACGATCGACTGTCCACTCGCCATCTGAAAACAGACAGTCAAAGCCTGCTCCTCGAAGAGTTCTTCTATGACGCGCGGGGCCGCCTGAATATTCATATTTATTCAGGAGATGAATTGCCCCAGGACCGTTACGGTCATGAGATCACCCAACAAATATTCATCTTTGATGCCTTGGACAATATCCTGGAATGCCAGACCGTTTTTAAAGACGGCACCCTTGACCACGCCGAATTCACTTATGGGCCTGACGATTCCTGCCAGTTGAAAAGCGTAAGCCACAGCCACCCCTCCTACGTCCCACAGTGTATTGAATTCAAATACGATCTGAACGGCAACATGCTCAACGACGAACAAGGCCGTCACCTGCACTATGACAGCCAGGGGCGCTTACTTGACGTCAGCCCTGCGCTGGGAGTTGCCGAGACGACCTATCGCTACGACAGCCACAACCACCTCTTCGGCGTTACGCGTTCGGGTGAAGAAACCCTGCGCTTTTATCAGAACGATCGCCTGAGCAATACCGTAACAGGTGATATCCACCGGCAATATCTCTACAACCAGGATCATCCGCTGGCTCAACAACAATCAGGTGATGCCGGGCAGACCTTGCTGTTAATGACCGACGGTAAACACAGTGTAGTGGGTGAAAGCCAGGGAACCGAACTGCGCACCGCTACCTATAATGCCTATGGCGAACGCAGCGGCGACAGTTCGCTGCAGAGCCTGCTGGCTTTCAATGGTGAAGTCTGCGAAGAAACCGGCGGCTGGTACATGCTCGGCCGTGGCTATAGAGCCTATAACCCGGTCCTGATGCGTTTTCACAGCCCGGACAACGAAAGCCCATTTGGTGCTGGCGGGATCAATCCGTATCAGTACTGCCTGGGCGATCCGATTAATTTCAGTGATCCGACCGGACATAGTGTCGCTTGGGATATTGCTGGAATTGGCTTTTCCGCGATGTCCCTGTTCAGCGGTAACCCACTGCTGGTGTTTTTTGGCGTTATTGGCATGTTAGCAGGGCAAACGGCGTTGACCGCAGGCATCATAGGCGATCAAAAAACTGCGAATGACGCGAGAACCGTAGCGTTGATTGCCGGGTTTGCCGAGATGGGGGTCGGAATGTTGACCAGGGGGGTGGGACAGAAGGCTTCCCGGCATCTGTTGCAAAGAGCCGAAGACGCCACTAATCCTTTGGCTGGCAGTCCTTTTTCACAAAGGACGATGGACGCGCTTAAAAATGCCGACATTAGTTTGCCGCGATTCAAGGCTAAGCCTTATTCGAAAAACACAATGAGCGCGCTTCAAAATTCCGACATTAGTTTGCCGCGAGCCACGGTTGCGCCTTTTTCGCCAAACACGATGAACGCGCTTCCACAAACCGATTTTAATTTGCCGAGAGCTACGGCGAGGCCGTTTTCTGAAAATACGATAAATGCACTTGAACGCAACATTCCAGACCTGCGCGTTCCAAAAGAACTTTTAACCAGCCAACCCAACGACAACTGGACAATGAGTTCTAAACGGTTCTGGCCTGACGGAATGTACCTTCCAGAGTACAATAAAGCGGCATTAACGATTCGCACAGTCTAA
- a CDS encoding fimbrial protein — translation MKKALLAISIGLAAGLAGTSALANTGTINFEGMITSSTCSIEVINPGDGSPGNLVKMVGVDASRFTAIGQEYGGKIFDLRVHGGSGCALDPDNPNVATVTFSGLPDDSDTYFAVSEAQGVAIALRDANNKLLAPGSESDEYSINADRPTDLRFYATYRSIATAVTPGAASADIQFSVAVN, via the coding sequence ATGAAAAAAGCGCTTCTCGCTATCTCCATCGGCCTGGCCGCCGGCCTCGCCGGCACTTCGGCACTCGCCAACACTGGCACGATCAACTTCGAAGGCATGATTACCAGCAGCACCTGCTCGATCGAGGTGATCAACCCTGGTGACGGTAGCCCCGGCAACCTGGTCAAAATGGTCGGGGTCGATGCCAGCCGCTTCACTGCCATCGGTCAAGAATACGGTGGGAAAATCTTCGACTTGCGTGTCCATGGGGGCTCCGGTTGTGCTCTGGATCCAGATAACCCTAACGTCGCCACGGTGACTTTCTCCGGCCTTCCGGATGATAGCGACACTTATTTTGCAGTCTCGGAAGCCCAAGGCGTTGCAATCGCACTGAGGGATGCTAACAACAAGCTGCTGGCTCCCGGCTCGGAAAGCGACGAATACTCGATAAACGCTGACCGTCCGACCGACCTGCGATTCTACGCCACCTATCGCTCCATTGCGACTGCAGTGACTCCAGGCGCAGCCTCCGCAGACATCCAGTTCAGCGTCGCCGTGAACTGA
- a CDS encoding molecular chaperone, whose product MFGLIKQVAACRPAMGACMTLFMLAAHIPASQAALTISSTRVVFESDKRSVSLIVANPSDRPFAVQTWVNTAADDTTTAVPFIPSPPLFRLNPGKQQQVQINGLPNSLPSDRESVFYFNVQEIPQVTANEGNVLNIALRTRIKLFYRPAQLKGHSIIHLKDLQWSIRQVDGQAQLQVHNPSPFHVSFSRIDVSGAGQSQKLTSAEMVGPFASQRYALDGIKAASGLQVEFAAINDYGGYSTPLLQPIQLSP is encoded by the coding sequence ATGTTCGGCTTGATCAAACAGGTTGCCGCTTGCCGGCCAGCCATGGGCGCCTGCATGACCTTGTTCATGTTGGCGGCCCATATTCCCGCCAGCCAGGCGGCTCTGACCATCAGCAGTACCCGAGTGGTATTCGAGAGCGACAAGCGCAGCGTTTCATTAATCGTCGCCAACCCAAGCGACAGGCCTTTCGCCGTGCAAACCTGGGTCAATACCGCGGCCGACGATACGACTACCGCTGTGCCGTTCATACCCTCGCCACCCTTGTTCCGGCTCAATCCCGGCAAACAGCAACAGGTGCAAATCAACGGGCTGCCCAACAGCTTGCCGTCGGATCGGGAGTCGGTCTTCTACTTCAATGTCCAGGAAATTCCGCAGGTCACAGCCAACGAAGGCAACGTACTCAATATCGCCCTGCGCACCCGGATCAAACTGTTTTATCGACCCGCTCAACTAAAAGGCCATTCCATCATCCACCTCAAAGACCTGCAATGGTCTATCCGCCAGGTTGATGGTCAAGCGCAACTACAGGTCCACAACCCTTCCCCGTTCCATGTTTCCTTCAGCCGTATCGATGTAAGCGGCGCCGGTCAGAGCCAAAAGCTTACGAGCGCCGAGATGGTCGGGCCATTCGCCAGCCAGCGTTATGCCCTGGACGGAATCAAGGCGGCTTCAGGCCTGCAAGTGGAGTTTGCGGCGATCAACGACTACGGCGGCTACAGCACACCGCTGCTGCAGCCAATCCAGTTGAGCCCTTGA
- a CDS encoding fimbria/pilus outer membrane usher protein encodes MTLFPGHRLALTRLRFIQLFVLGSSTALLEIKPAHAVPGTGFQAGFMHQSPSHASDAGALALDALANGADLGPGQYAVDIQVNFRYFGRRDIDFELSPEGDRLLPCLSAELLEAFGVRLESLADPALMQNACVDLKTLIPSATTEFHGNDLRLDVSIPQIAMRRDMIGQVDPELWDYGINAAFVNYQTSAQQGRSSYAGNSSSQDLYLNSGVNLGPWRLRTNQSLRQDDQGQRSWSRAYAYAQRDLPGMNANLTLGETSTPGDAFKSLPLKGVIIRSDQSMLPDVLQSYAPIIRGVALSRAKVEVLQNGYPIYSTYVSAGPYEIDDLSTAGGSGELEIVVTEADGQVRRFTQPYATLGNLLREGTWRYSASVGRYNASTKLEDPLLWQGTLAMGTGWGSTLYGGLMASEFYRAGNAGVAKDIGALGALSFDVTHSSAEVDTSDTDSTQGMSYAIKYGKSFQSRTNLRFAGYRYSTEGYRDFDEAVRQRSRDSAFHGSRRSRLEATVYQNIGKQSSLGLTLSQEDYWRSDYERRQFQFNFNTLHRGVSYNLFASQSLTDRDNVSDRQLGLSVSMPLDFGSASTATFDLLKSGDTYSQRASLSGNTDDSRLSYQASVARDNLQQQSATLAAGYQTPHGNLGAGLTQGRDHRSLSLNASGAILLHADGLELGPYLGETAGLIEVPDIAGVGVANAAGVRTNARGYALVPYLRPYRANQIALETDQMGPEVEIDNGATQVVPRRGAIVKASFTARKISRLIITGRTATGLPLPFGAQISNVQGETIGVVGQAGQVMLATSAEPQRLEVRWGEEGEQRCQMSIDPQTMEQAQGYRLQEVSCL; translated from the coding sequence ATGACCCTATTCCCCGGACATCGACTGGCGCTCACTCGCCTGCGGTTTATCCAGCTATTTGTTCTCGGCAGCAGCACCGCCTTATTGGAAATCAAGCCCGCGCACGCCGTTCCGGGCACCGGGTTTCAAGCCGGGTTCATGCACCAGAGCCCAAGCCACGCCAGCGATGCGGGTGCGCTGGCCTTGGATGCACTGGCTAACGGCGCAGACCTTGGACCGGGGCAGTATGCGGTCGACATCCAGGTCAATTTTCGCTATTTCGGCCGCCGCGATATAGATTTCGAACTCAGCCCCGAAGGCGATCGACTCCTGCCCTGCCTGTCGGCGGAACTGTTGGAGGCGTTCGGCGTGCGGCTGGAGAGCCTGGCCGATCCGGCGCTGATGCAAAACGCCTGCGTCGATTTGAAGACGCTTATCCCGAGTGCCACCACCGAATTCCATGGCAACGACTTGCGCCTCGATGTTTCAATCCCGCAAATCGCCATGCGGCGAGACATGATCGGCCAGGTTGACCCCGAACTGTGGGACTACGGCATCAATGCCGCCTTCGTCAATTACCAGACCTCGGCCCAACAAGGCAGGAGCAGCTACGCAGGCAATTCCAGCAGCCAGGACCTGTACCTCAACAGCGGCGTGAACCTGGGACCCTGGCGCTTGCGCACCAACCAGAGCCTGCGCCAGGATGACCAAGGGCAGCGCAGCTGGAGTAGAGCCTACGCCTACGCACAACGGGATCTGCCGGGGATGAACGCCAACCTGACCCTGGGCGAAACATCCACCCCGGGTGACGCATTCAAGTCTTTGCCGCTCAAGGGCGTGATTATCCGCTCGGACCAAAGCATGCTGCCCGATGTGCTGCAAAGCTATGCGCCGATCATCCGTGGCGTCGCGCTAAGCCGGGCCAAAGTCGAGGTGCTGCAGAACGGCTATCCGATCTACTCCACCTATGTCAGCGCCGGCCCTTACGAAATCGATGACCTGAGTACGGCCGGCGGCAGCGGCGAACTCGAGATCGTCGTGACGGAGGCCGACGGGCAGGTCCGCCGTTTCACCCAACCCTACGCCACCCTCGGCAACCTCCTGCGCGAAGGGACCTGGCGATACAGCGCCAGTGTCGGACGCTACAACGCGTCAACCAAGCTCGAAGACCCTCTGCTTTGGCAGGGAACCTTGGCCATGGGGACCGGTTGGGGCTCGACCCTGTACGGTGGCCTGATGGCCAGCGAGTTTTACCGGGCCGGCAACGCCGGCGTCGCCAAGGATATCGGCGCCTTGGGGGCTCTGTCCTTCGACGTCACTCACTCCAGTGCAGAGGTTGATACTTCGGACACCGATTCGACGCAGGGCATGAGCTACGCGATCAAGTACGGAAAGTCGTTTCAGAGCCGGACCAACCTGCGTTTCGCCGGGTATCGCTACTCGACGGAAGGTTACCGCGACTTCGACGAAGCCGTGCGCCAGCGCAGTCGCGATTCCGCTTTTCACGGCAGCCGACGCAGTCGCCTGGAGGCAACGGTTTACCAGAATATCGGCAAGCAGAGCTCTCTCGGCCTGACACTGTCTCAGGAAGATTACTGGCGCAGCGATTATGAGCGCAGGCAATTTCAGTTCAACTTCAACACCCTTCATCGGGGCGTCAGCTATAACCTGTTTGCCAGCCAATCGCTCACAGACCGCGACAATGTCAGTGATCGACAATTAGGTCTGAGCGTTTCGATGCCTCTGGACTTCGGCAGTGCGAGTACCGCAACCTTTGATTTGCTCAAAAGCGGCGATACATACAGTCAGCGAGCCAGTCTCAGTGGCAACACCGATGACAGCCGCCTCAGCTATCAGGCCTCCGTGGCCCGCGATAATCTGCAACAGCAATCCGCCACGCTCGCCGCTGGTTACCAGACACCCCACGGGAATCTGGGTGCAGGCCTGACCCAGGGCCGCGACCATCGCAGCCTCTCACTCAATGCCAGTGGTGCGATTCTGCTCCACGCCGACGGCCTCGAACTGGGTCCGTACCTGGGCGAAACGGCCGGACTGATCGAAGTTCCGGATATCGCCGGAGTCGGCGTCGCCAATGCCGCCGGAGTGCGCACCAATGCCCGCGGTTATGCGCTTGTGCCTTACCTGCGGCCCTATCGGGCGAATCAGATTGCACTGGAGACTGACCAAATGGGTCCCGAAGTGGAAATCGACAATGGCGCGACCCAGGTTGTGCCCCGGCGCGGCGCGATAGTGAAAGCCAGTTTTACCGCGCGCAAGATCAGTCGACTGATCATCACCGGACGCACGGCGACCGGTCTTCCACTGCCGTTCGGCGCACAAATCAGCAACGTTCAGGGCGAGACCATCGGCGTCGTCGGTCAGGCAGGACAAGTCATGCTGGCGACCAGCGCCGAACCGCAACGACTTGAGGTGCGTTGGGGCGAAGAAGGCGAGCAGCGCTGCCAAATGAGCATCGACCCTCAAACGATGGAGCAGGCTCAGGGTTATCGCCTGCAAGAAGTGTCGTGCCTCTAG
- a CDS encoding fimbrial protein produces the protein MNATIRHLTVLTALAVGPMAQSAVAASDEANGCHWGTAPGPMTFNVDVGTVYVPRDARSGSLIGTFDRYAFTRNAEGLSLECFNDGNHRLRFEASSIAPVFSGTLPPINGEDVNGKVLETGINNGIGARIRLGFPYSGDYENEFRPIGPPVVPFAAEVNHSVPSSIPLNSLTSHVTLIKIGPIAPGTQVFNSRLFSGSVTGLNTIFNYQIRGTVIQSQCTVLGNPVSANPVDLGTWPASDFTHKNYGTTPIPFDITLSDCESDPNGGNVATAHIRLDGAKGSVHVDDGSNGVFTLGNGSTASGMGIQIMLEDGITPVPLGTQVSLKRIEPTGATKLPFTARFFQTENSVDIRGGVAKGALSFTVTYQ, from the coding sequence ATGAACGCGACGATACGACATCTGACCGTCCTGACGGCCCTTGCTGTCGGCCCCATGGCGCAGTCGGCTGTAGCGGCGTCGGACGAAGCCAATGGTTGCCACTGGGGAACCGCACCCGGCCCCATGACATTCAACGTTGATGTGGGCACAGTCTATGTGCCACGTGATGCGCGGTCCGGGAGTCTGATCGGTACATTCGACAGATATGCCTTTACCAGAAATGCGGAAGGCTTGAGCCTAGAGTGCTTCAACGACGGCAACCACCGGCTGAGATTCGAGGCAAGCTCCATCGCGCCGGTTTTTTCGGGTACCTTGCCGCCGATAAATGGCGAAGATGTTAATGGAAAGGTCCTGGAAACGGGCATCAACAATGGCATCGGCGCCCGCATCCGGTTAGGGTTCCCTTACTCGGGCGATTACGAAAACGAATTCAGGCCAATTGGGCCGCCTGTCGTGCCTTTTGCGGCTGAAGTCAACCACAGCGTTCCTAGCTCGATCCCCCTGAATTCATTGACCAGCCACGTGACGCTGATCAAAATCGGGCCTATTGCCCCGGGGACGCAGGTGTTCAACAGCAGATTATTCAGCGGCAGTGTGACGGGCCTCAACACCATCTTCAATTACCAGATCCGGGGTACCGTCATACAGTCGCAATGTACCGTGCTGGGCAATCCGGTGAGTGCAAACCCTGTAGATCTGGGCACCTGGCCCGCATCGGACTTCACTCACAAAAACTACGGCACCACCCCAATACCCTTTGACATCACCCTCAGCGACTGCGAGTCGGACCCCAACGGCGGTAACGTCGCCACCGCACACATTCGTCTGGACGGGGCAAAAGGTTCGGTGCACGTGGACGACGGCAGTAACGGGGTGTTCACATTGGGCAATGGCTCCACGGCAAGCGGCATGGGCATTCAAATAATGCTCGAGGACGGCATAACCCCGGTTCCACTGGGCACCCAAGTATCGTTAAAGAGAATCGAACCTACTGGGGCCACAAAACTGCCATTTACCGCGCGGTTCTTTCAAACCGAAAACAGTGTCGATATTCGGGGGGGTGTAGCCAAGGGTGCCCTGAGCTTTACTGTCACCTATCAATAA